From a region of the Halomonas sp. HL-93 genome:
- a CDS encoding sodium:solute symporter family protein — MSQFAINLLFVGASFALYIGIAIWARAGSTKDFYVAGGGVHPITNGMATAADWMSAASFISMAGLLASGGYANSTFLMGWTGGYVILAMLLAPYLRKFGKFTVPDFIGDRFYSNTARLVAVICLIVASVTYVIGQMTGAGVAFSRFLEVPNTAGIWIAAFIVFLYAVFGGMKGITYTQVAQYIVLIIAYTIPAVFIAMQLTGNPIPMFGMFSTHTESGVPLLTKLDDVVSALGFQDYTADVDNKLNMVLFTLSLMVGTAGLPHVIIRFFTVPKVADARWSAGWALVFIALLYLTAPAVGSMARLNLMTTVYPEMAGQTENYADASEEALRYEDRPEWFRTWEDTGLLTFEDKNEDGRIQFYNDDSDFEDRGWEGNELDVNNDIMVLANPEIANLPGWVIGLIAAGGIAAALSTAAGLLLAISSAISHDLIKTMINPKISEKGEMLAARISMAGAILLATYLGLNPPGFAAQTVALAFGIAGASLFPALMMGIFSKKMNNSGAVAGMLSGLICTLLYIFTYLGWFFVPGTNMLANEPAEWIFGVSPLSFGAIGAMINFAVAFAVCSVTKAPPQEIQELVESVRYPKGAGVAVDH, encoded by the coding sequence ATGAGCCAATTTGCAATCAACCTACTTTTCGTGGGTGCCTCCTTTGCCTTGTATATAGGCATCGCGATCTGGGCACGCGCGGGATCGACGAAAGACTTCTACGTCGCCGGGGGTGGTGTTCACCCGATCACCAACGGGATGGCTACCGCTGCCGACTGGATGTCAGCGGCATCGTTCATCTCAATGGCTGGCCTGCTGGCGTCGGGCGGTTACGCCAACTCCACCTTCCTGATGGGCTGGACCGGGGGTTACGTTATCCTCGCCATGCTGCTTGCCCCTTACCTGCGTAAGTTCGGCAAGTTCACGGTACCCGACTTCATTGGCGACCGTTTCTACAGCAACACGGCCCGTCTTGTGGCGGTTATCTGTCTGATAGTGGCCTCGGTGACCTACGTTATCGGTCAAATGACCGGTGCGGGCGTGGCGTTCTCGCGCTTCCTGGAAGTGCCTAACACCGCTGGCATCTGGATCGCGGCCTTTATCGTCTTCCTGTACGCCGTTTTCGGCGGCATGAAGGGCATCACCTATACCCAGGTGGCGCAGTACATCGTACTGATCATTGCCTACACCATCCCGGCGGTATTCATCGCCATGCAGCTCACCGGCAACCCCATTCCCATGTTCGGCATGTTCAGTACGCATACCGAATCGGGCGTACCGTTGCTCACCAAGCTCGATGACGTAGTCAGTGCACTGGGCTTCCAGGACTATACCGCCGACGTCGACAACAAGCTCAACATGGTGCTGTTCACCCTGTCGCTGATGGTCGGTACTGCGGGTCTGCCCCACGTTATCATTCGCTTCTTCACCGTGCCGAAAGTGGCGGATGCTCGCTGGTCAGCCGGCTGGGCGCTGGTGTTCATTGCCCTGCTGTACCTCACCGCACCGGCGGTTGGGTCCATGGCGCGCCTGAACCTGATGACCACGGTCTATCCAGAGATGGCCGGTCAAACGGAAAACTACGCCGACGCCTCCGAAGAAGCCCTGCGCTACGAAGATCGTCCGGAATGGTTCCGCACCTGGGAAGACACCGGTCTGCTGACGTTTGAAGACAAGAACGAAGATGGCCGCATCCAGTTCTACAACGACGATTCAGACTTTGAAGATCGTGGTTGGGAAGGCAACGAACTGGACGTCAACAACGACATCATGGTGTTGGCGAACCCCGAAATTGCCAACTTACCCGGCTGGGTCATTGGCTTGATTGCAGCAGGCGGTATCGCCGCGGCGCTATCCACGGCGGCGGGTCTGTTGCTTGCGATTTCGTCCGCGATCAGTCACGACTTGATCAAGACCATGATCAACCCCAAGATATCCGAGAAAGGCGAGATGTTGGCGGCGCGAATCTCCATGGCCGGGGCGATATTACTTGCCACGTATCTGGGGCTTAACCCACCCGGGTTTGCGGCGCAAACCGTGGCGTTGGCTTTCGGTATCGCCGGTGCGTCGCTGTTCCCCGCGCTGATGATGGGTATCTTCTCCAAGAAGATGAACAACTCAGGCGCTGTCGCCGGCATGCTCAGCGGTCTGATCTGTACCCTGCTGTACATCTTCACCTACTTGGGCTGGTTCTTCGTCCCCGGCACAAATATGCTGGCCAACGAACCTGCAGAATGGATATTCGGGGTTTCACCGCTGTCCTTCGGTGCGATAGGCGCGATGATCAACTTCGCCGTGGCCTTTGCGGTCTGCAGCGTGA
- a CDS encoding DUF4212 domain-containing protein translates to MADDKSNAAEYWKANVRTIIGCLVVWAFVSYGCAILFRPLLASIPVGGTDLGFWFAQQGSILTFIVLIFFYAWKMNKLDEKFGLGE, encoded by the coding sequence ATGGCAGACGACAAATCCAATGCTGCTGAATACTGGAAAGCCAACGTCCGTACCATTATTGGATGTTTGGTAGTCTGGGCATTCGTTTCTTACGGCTGCGCTATTCTATTCCGCCCGCTACTTGCCTCTATTCCAGTCGGTGGTACCGACCTGGGCTTTTGGTTTGCTCAGCAAGGGTCAATTCTCACCTTCATCGTCTTGATCTTTTTCTACGCGTGGAAAATGAACAAGCTTGATGAAAAATTTGGCCTTGGGGAGTAA
- a CDS encoding putative nucleotidyltransferase substrate binding domain-containing protein: MVDVDLSQPPFSLLDAEGKEHVRRGMDLAYFERHDIIVETGQAGEYVYVIHKGEVAELDPTLPSSVSRIGHYTAGDLFGAISILNGKSRYRFQAEQECLCYLMPKALFKTLCHEYPEFSQFFRQSLAHKARLLTEKRAEGGVTMAGFMLARVSECMRAPLLLPADADVATAVRTLNDSHADSLLVDASSQLGMVTKTDLLNAIVLGEHPVTTPLVDIAQYTLVTATPDQYLFEALVSMTRHKVTRVVVMDNAQAVGVVELTDVLSYFSSRSYVVSLQVEQAGDLSALAAASHRTPELVNALMAQGVKLRFAMDLLAALNGRIMSKAWEFTIDASHQQHSCMMVMGSEGRGEQILKTDQDNGLILADDAEWPAVGDDMQRLTATLIELGYPPCPGNIMVSNPDWVATVSEWKGRIARWASARDGDSLMKLAIMLDAHGVAGNPSLLESVREELFERCSRDELLLSYFARTALRFSTPLTLFGSLKKPQHGIDIKKGGIFPIVHGVRTMALERRIHDTSTFGRLDALAEDGRLNRRFADDLGEALALFTELRLKQQLNDIADGSSVNQPERSNRVVVQELSSLERDLLREALHIVKDFKQRLSHRYHLEYS, translated from the coding sequence ATGGTAGATGTCGACCTTTCCCAGCCACCGTTTTCGCTGCTGGATGCCGAGGGGAAGGAGCACGTGCGTCGCGGCATGGACCTTGCCTATTTTGAGCGTCACGACATCATTGTCGAGACAGGCCAAGCGGGCGAATACGTGTATGTGATCCATAAGGGGGAAGTTGCCGAACTAGACCCCACCTTACCGTCATCAGTATCGCGCATTGGGCATTACACTGCAGGCGATTTATTTGGTGCCATTAGCATATTGAACGGCAAAAGCCGCTACCGGTTTCAAGCGGAACAGGAATGCTTGTGTTATCTGATGCCCAAAGCGCTATTCAAGACACTGTGCCATGAGTATCCCGAATTTAGTCAATTCTTTCGCCAGTCGTTGGCTCATAAAGCACGCCTGTTAACAGAAAAGCGCGCCGAAGGCGGCGTGACGATGGCAGGGTTCATGCTGGCCCGCGTCAGTGAGTGCATGCGCGCGCCCTTGTTACTGCCCGCCGATGCGGATGTCGCCACCGCCGTGCGCACGCTCAATGATAGTCATGCTGACAGCTTGCTGGTTGATGCATCCAGTCAACTGGGCATGGTGACTAAAACCGACCTGCTAAACGCCATTGTGCTGGGGGAGCATCCCGTAACCACACCGCTTGTTGATATCGCCCAATATACTCTGGTAACGGCGACGCCCGACCAATACTTATTTGAAGCGCTGGTCAGTATGACGCGCCATAAGGTGACGCGGGTCGTGGTGATGGACAATGCCCAGGCCGTTGGTGTGGTCGAACTGACCGACGTACTTAGCTATTTCTCAAGCCGCAGCTATGTGGTCAGCCTTCAGGTGGAGCAGGCCGGTGATTTGTCGGCGCTGGCCGCAGCTAGTCACCGTACGCCGGAGCTGGTCAACGCCTTGATGGCGCAGGGGGTGAAGCTACGTTTTGCCATGGATCTGTTGGCAGCCTTGAATGGCCGCATCATGAGCAAGGCTTGGGAATTCACTATTGATGCGTCACATCAGCAGCACAGCTGCATGATGGTCATGGGCAGTGAGGGGCGCGGCGAGCAGATTCTCAAAACCGACCAGGATAACGGCTTGATTCTGGCCGACGACGCTGAGTGGCCCGCTGTTGGGGATGACATGCAGCGCCTCACGGCCACCCTTATTGAGCTGGGTTACCCGCCTTGTCCGGGCAATATCATGGTGTCGAACCCGGATTGGGTGGCCACGGTAAGCGAATGGAAAGGGCGCATTGCGCGCTGGGCCAGCGCACGTGACGGCGATAGCCTGATGAAGCTGGCGATCATGCTCGACGCCCACGGCGTGGCGGGCAACCCGAGCCTGCTGGAAAGCGTCCGTGAGGAGCTGTTCGAGCGTTGCTCCCGGGACGAGTTGCTGCTGTCGTATTTCGCCCGCACTGCGCTGCGTTTTTCTACTCCCTTGACGCTGTTTGGTTCGCTTAAGAAGCCCCAGCACGGCATCGATATAAAAAAAGGCGGTATTTTTCCCATCGTTCACGGCGTTCGCACCATGGCGCTTGAGCGGCGTATTCACGACACCTCGACGTTTGGCCGGTTGGATGCGCTGGCCGAGGACGGGCGTCTCAACCGGCGCTTTGCTGACGACCTAGGCGAAGCCTTAGCGCTGTTTACCGAGTTGCGGCTTAAGCAGCAGCTCAATGATATCGCCGACGGATCATCCGTTAACCAACCGGAGCGCTCCAACCGGGTCGTCGTGCAGGAGTTATCGTCGTTGGAGCGTGATTTGCTTCGCGAAGCGCTGCACATCGTTAAAGATTTCAAACAGCGTCTCTCGCATCGTTATCACCTGGAGTATTCGTGA
- a CDS encoding DNA polymerase III subunit epsilon, translating to MISRHYLDAPFGWLGGLLRRGSERRRYAASPYAWLFQPYLGNELVALSCFAHHGVMSIAAVTLRHHQILTSRAWVAALSEGARGSDAAERRHQLLYNVETTLPLDVESLRSLVEFIGNRPIVGWQLEQRLAPLEQALRRHLGFGLPNARVDVTKLHQRHLRRLHPQAEQEDELARALNCWQVPSQAPQRALEDATASALLYLRLQRTEVDAAL from the coding sequence GTGATCAGTCGACACTATTTAGATGCCCCCTTTGGTTGGCTTGGCGGCCTGCTGCGCCGGGGAAGCGAGCGCCGCCGCTATGCAGCTTCTCCCTATGCGTGGCTTTTCCAACCTTACCTAGGAAATGAACTGGTGGCGCTTTCGTGTTTTGCCCACCATGGGGTAATGAGCATCGCGGCGGTAACGCTGCGTCATCACCAAATCCTGACCAGTCGCGCATGGGTTGCAGCGCTGAGCGAAGGCGCGCGAGGAAGCGACGCCGCCGAGCGCCGTCATCAGTTGCTGTACAACGTGGAGACCACGCTACCGCTCGATGTTGAAAGCCTGCGTTCGCTAGTCGAGTTTATCGGCAACCGGCCGATCGTCGGCTGGCAGCTTGAGCAGCGCCTCGCGCCGCTCGAGCAGGCGCTACGCCGCCATCTAGGGTTTGGCCTGCCCAATGCACGGGTGGATGTCACCAAGCTGCACCAGCGCCATCTGCGCCGCTTACACCCCCAGGCTGAGCAAGAAGATGAGCTAGCCAGAGCGCTAAACTGTTGGCAAGTGCCCAGCCAGGCGCCTCAGCGGGCGCTTGAAGATGCCACCGCCAGCGCGCTGCTGTATCTTCGCTTGCAGCGTACGGAGGTGGATGCTGCCCTGTAG
- the ttcA gene encoding tRNA 2-thiocytidine(32) synthetase TtcA, with the protein MQHHLDHFDPALATPNAAPGFPEAAVASEAHAAKQKREFNKLQKRLRREVGNAIIDYRMIDEGDRVMVCLSGGKDSYTMLEMLLSLQRNAPVNFSLVAVNMDQKQPGFPEHVLPTYLEQRGVEYHILERDTYSVVKEKTPEGKTTCALCSRLRRGSLYGFAEEIGANKIALGHHREDILETLFLNMFFGGTLKSMPPKLLSDDGKNIVIRPLAYCKEADIVEYAQQMAFPIIPCNLCGSQPNLQRQVVKDMLADWDKKHPGRLESMFKAVTNVAPSQLADRDLFDFAGLEAKQAELMAGRIQALTVG; encoded by the coding sequence ATGCAACATCACCTTGATCATTTTGACCCAGCGTTGGCGACCCCTAATGCGGCACCCGGCTTCCCCGAAGCGGCTGTCGCTTCTGAAGCCCACGCAGCCAAACAAAAACGCGAGTTCAATAAGCTGCAAAAGCGTCTTCGCCGCGAAGTGGGCAACGCGATCATTGACTATCGCATGATCGATGAGGGCGATCGCGTTATGGTCTGCCTGAGCGGCGGCAAAGACAGTTATACAATGCTGGAGATGCTGCTCAGCCTGCAGCGCAATGCGCCGGTGAACTTCTCGCTGGTGGCCGTCAACATGGACCAGAAACAGCCGGGCTTTCCTGAGCATGTGTTGCCGACCTATCTCGAGCAACGCGGGGTGGAATACCACATTCTGGAGCGTGATACCTATTCGGTGGTGAAAGAGAAAACCCCGGAAGGCAAAACCACTTGCGCGCTATGTTCGCGCTTGCGCCGCGGTTCGCTGTACGGCTTTGCCGAAGAAATCGGTGCTAACAAGATTGCCCTGGGCCACCATCGGGAAGACATTCTTGAAACGCTGTTTTTAAATATGTTCTTCGGTGGCACGCTAAAATCAATGCCGCCCAAATTGCTTTCTGACGACGGCAAGAACATCGTTATCCGACCGCTGGCGTACTGCAAAGAGGCGGATATCGTTGAGTACGCCCAGCAAATGGCGTTCCCTATTATCCCTTGCAACCTTTGTGGCTCGCAGCCCAACCTACAGCGTCAAGTAGTGAAAGATATGCTGGCGGATTGGGATAAAAAACATCCCGGCCGATTGGAAAGTATGTTTAAAGCCGTCACCAATGTTGCGCCCTCGCAGCTTGCGGACCGCGATCTGTTTGACTTCGCCGGGCTAGAAGCCAAACAGGCTGAGTTAATGGCGGGGCGCATTCAGGCGCTCACTGTTGGCTAG
- the fnr gene encoding fumarate/nitrate reduction transcriptional regulator Fnr: protein MLEPMLQRRAILHEARCQTCSLSSLCLPLALELEDIDQFDAIIRRRAPLKKGEQLFRQGEPFTSVYAVRSGSLKQVTSEGGGFEQLTNFYLPSELVGLDAIDEPHYPGSVVALETTTVCEIPFDQLDHLSEKLPELRGQLYRSMSKELRNDRRMMRLLSRKTADQRLASFLITLSDRFRRRGYSPYSFRLSMPRADIGNYLGLAVETVSRIVSRFQSQEVVDVSGREVRILDIARLQQLAEEDAAP, encoded by the coding sequence ATGCTGGAACCAATGCTCCAACGGCGTGCCATCCTACATGAGGCACGCTGTCAAACCTGCAGCTTAAGCTCGCTGTGCCTGCCATTAGCGCTCGAACTGGAAGATATAGACCAGTTTGATGCGATTATTCGGCGACGCGCCCCGCTCAAAAAAGGCGAGCAGCTTTTTCGCCAGGGGGAGCCGTTTACCAGCGTATATGCCGTGCGTTCAGGCAGCTTAAAACAGGTCACCAGCGAAGGCGGTGGCTTTGAACAGCTGACCAACTTCTATCTGCCAAGTGAACTGGTAGGCTTAGATGCTATCGATGAACCCCATTACCCCGGCAGCGTGGTCGCGCTGGAAACCACCACGGTATGCGAGATTCCGTTTGACCAACTGGATCATTTGTCTGAAAAGCTGCCCGAGCTACGCGGCCAGCTATACCGCAGCATGAGCAAAGAACTGCGTAATGACCGGCGAATGATGCGGCTGCTGTCCCGCAAAACCGCCGACCAGCGCCTGGCAAGCTTTCTGATCACGCTTTCCGACCGTTTTCGCCGCCGGGGCTACTCGCCCTACAGTTTTCGACTCTCAATGCCCAGAGCGGATATCGGCAACTATCTCGGGCTCGCTGTGGAAACCGTCAGCCGGATTGTAAGCCGCTTCCAATCTCAGGAAGTGGTGGACGTGTCAGGCCGCGAGGTACGCATTCTTGATATAGCGAGACTGCAGCAGCTTGCCGAAGAAGACGCCGCTCCCTAG
- the hemN gene encoding oxygen-independent coproporphyrinogen III oxidase — MPTTVNDAASDSTLTTSTWSDALLQRYAISGPRYTSYPTALSFDEAFTADDFTSALARSNDAQRALSLYVHIPFCRKICFYCACNKIATKNTALAEPYLARLDREMALAAQPLDTRRPVRQLHWGGGTPTFLTLDQMSELIDRLDARFGLSSDPERDYAIEIDPREADVLTLRHLQSLGFNRLSLGVQDFDPQVQRAINRDQPRVLTETLMDEAQRLGFRSLNLDLIYGLPLQTANSFAQTLRQVIELNPARLSVFNYAHLPERFPPQRRIRQQDLPDADEKLAMLRVTIDMLTDAGYVHIGMDHFARPDDSLVLAQQNGTLQRNFQGYSSHAQCDLIGFGVSAISRLDDCYAQNSSQLNLYQSAIDQGQLATQRGVCLSRDDLIRRDAIERLMCDMQLDLAALGKRWQIDAHQYFRLALSSLDQAKRDGLVDIQGNKLRVSPLGRLLIRHLAMAFDARLANQSEQRYSKIV; from the coding sequence ATGCCTACCACCGTGAATGATGCTGCTTCTGATAGCACCTTGACCACTTCAACGTGGAGCGACGCATTACTCCAGCGCTACGCAATAAGCGGCCCCCGCTATACGTCTTACCCCACCGCCCTGTCCTTTGACGAGGCGTTTACGGCCGACGATTTTACCTCTGCCCTGGCACGCAGCAACGACGCTCAACGAGCGCTATCGCTGTATGTACATATTCCGTTCTGCCGGAAGATCTGTTTCTACTGTGCCTGTAACAAGATCGCCACTAAGAACACCGCACTTGCCGAACCCTATCTGGCAAGGCTCGACCGTGAAATGGCGCTGGCAGCGCAGCCTCTCGACACCCGGCGACCGGTGAGGCAACTGCACTGGGGTGGCGGCACACCAACCTTTTTAACGCTTGACCAGATGAGCGAATTGATTGACCGCCTGGATGCCCGCTTCGGCCTCTCCAGCGACCCCGAGCGCGACTACGCCATTGAAATCGACCCGCGCGAAGCCGATGTGTTAACCCTGCGTCATCTGCAATCGCTGGGCTTTAACCGGCTGAGCCTGGGCGTGCAGGACTTTGATCCTCAGGTACAGCGAGCGATTAACCGTGACCAGCCACGGGTACTCACCGAAACGCTGATGGACGAAGCCCAGCGACTGGGCTTCCGCTCGCTCAACCTGGACCTTATCTACGGTCTACCACTGCAAACGGCGAACAGTTTTGCACAGACGCTTCGCCAGGTCATCGAACTGAACCCGGCGCGCCTGTCGGTGTTCAACTATGCCCACCTTCCGGAGCGTTTTCCGCCCCAGCGGCGCATTCGCCAGCAGGACCTGCCCGACGCCGACGAGAAACTAGCCATGCTGCGCGTCACCATCGACATGCTCACCGATGCCGGCTATGTGCATATCGGCATGGATCATTTTGCCCGACCGGACGACAGCCTGGTTCTTGCCCAGCAAAACGGCACGCTGCAGCGCAACTTCCAGGGCTATTCCAGCCACGCCCAGTGCGATCTGATTGGCTTTGGTGTATCGGCCATTTCACGCCTTGACGACTGTTATGCGCAAAACAGCAGCCAGCTCAATCTTTACCAGTCAGCCATTGATCAAGGGCAGCTAGCCACACAGCGTGGCGTATGCCTAAGTCGCGACGACCTGATTCGCCGCGATGCCATTGAGCGCTTGATGTGTGACATGCAGTTGGATTTGGCGGCGCTCGGCAAGCGCTGGCAGATTGATGCCCACCAGTATTTCCGCCTAGCGCTTAGTTCTCTCGACCAGGCAAAGCGCGATGGATTAGTGGATATACAGGGCAACAAGCTGCGCGTTTCCCCTTTAGGGCGATTGCTAATTCGCCATTTAGCCATGGCGTTTGATGCTCGCCTGGCTAATCAGAGCGAACAGCGCTATTCAAAAATAGTTTGA
- a CDS encoding alpha/beta fold hydrolase yields the protein METHWPQETSIDKQTLAEVVAQQVSGCFWLEGMGPLRLYGQASHGCLLLAHGAGAGHRSAFMQQFASALAKHGLQVITFDLGYMQQMQATGKRRPPPAIDRTVAELARWYDGLAPLTAKPLWLGGKSMGGRAASMLASQQACPGLVIAGYPFHPPKAPDKLRLAHWSDVQVPSLILQGERDPLGNHAEVSSYALPHNTQVMWLTDGDHDFKPRRASGVNQTILIDEAAAHGASFVRAQSLQ from the coding sequence GTGGAAACCCACTGGCCGCAGGAAACAAGCATCGATAAGCAGACGCTGGCGGAGGTGGTCGCCCAGCAGGTCAGCGGCTGTTTTTGGCTTGAGGGGATGGGGCCGCTCAGGCTTTATGGACAGGCAAGTCACGGCTGCCTGCTGTTGGCCCATGGCGCTGGCGCCGGGCACCGATCCGCTTTTATGCAGCAGTTTGCCAGTGCGTTAGCGAAGCATGGGTTGCAGGTGATTACGTTTGATCTTGGCTATATGCAGCAAATGCAGGCCACGGGAAAGCGCCGCCCTCCGCCCGCCATTGATCGCACGGTGGCCGAGTTGGCGCGTTGGTATGACGGCCTTGCCCCGCTAACGGCTAAGCCGCTTTGGCTCGGCGGCAAGTCGATGGGTGGCCGCGCGGCAAGCATGTTGGCCAGTCAGCAAGCTTGCCCGGGGCTAGTGATCGCCGGTTATCCGTTTCATCCGCCAAAAGCACCCGACAAACTGCGCCTGGCGCATTGGTCAGACGTGCAGGTGCCTTCACTGATACTTCAGGGCGAGCGTGATCCTCTGGGCAATCACGCAGAGGTATCGAGCTACGCGCTGCCGCATAACACCCAGGTGATGTGGCTTACCGATGGCGATCACGACTTTAAACCCCGCCGTGCCTCGGGGGTAAATCAGACGATTTTGATTGACGAAGCCGCCGCTCATGGGGCATCCTTCGTGCGCGCTCAATCGCTGCAGTGA
- a CDS encoding heme-binding protein, which yields MQTKAILSQSDVIRVLDAAQKEADSNGWAVTIAVADDGGHLLALRRLDGAAPFSADVATQKARSAAVGRKETQVFEEMINGGRTAFVSAPLQGLLSGGVPIIVDGHVVGSVGISGVKPDQDVQVAKAGVSAIG from the coding sequence ATGCAAACCAAAGCGATTTTATCCCAATCGGACGTTATTCGCGTGCTTGATGCCGCTCAAAAAGAAGCTGACAGCAATGGCTGGGCGGTGACCATTGCCGTCGCCGACGATGGCGGCCACCTGCTGGCGCTACGTCGCCTGGACGGTGCGGCACCTTTTAGCGCCGACGTTGCCACCCAAAAAGCACGCAGCGCGGCTGTCGGCCGCAAAGAAACCCAGGTTTTTGAAGAGATGATCAACGGTGGTCGTACGGCATTTGTTTCTGCGCCGCTTCAGGGGCTGCTTTCAGGCGGTGTACCGATTATCGTCGATGGCCATGTGGTTGGCTCGGTGGGCATTTCTGGTGTCAAACCGGACCAGGACGTTCAAGTCGCCAAAGCTGGCGTCAGCGCGATTGGCTGA
- the glcF gene encoding glycolate oxidase subunit GlcF, with protein sequence MQTHFTDADLEKPHIQEAERVLRTCVHCGFCNATCPTYQLLGDERDGPRGRIYLMKELLESRDDDDQVTEETRLHLDRCLTCLNCETTCPSGVEYHKLLNIGRAEIERRVPRPAAERAQRYALRKMLVDPKRFKALLALGQTFKPLVPGKLRSKMPGAPVDAGQRPSAQHSRQVLMLEGCVQPGLSPNTNAATARILDRLGISVTTVSEVGCCGAIDFHLNAQEDGRARMRANIDAWWPHVEQGAEAIVQTASGCGAFVKEYGEMLKDDPDYADKAEKISALAKDIVEVLRDEPLEALDVQASQRLAFHCPCTLQHAQKLNGAVEGVLTKLGFALTPVQDAHLCCGSAGTYSITQPELATQLRDNKLNALEAGNPEMIVTANIGCQTHLAGANRTPVRHWVEIVDAALH encoded by the coding sequence ATGCAGACGCACTTTACCGATGCCGACCTTGAAAAGCCGCATATCCAGGAAGCCGAACGCGTTTTGCGCACCTGTGTGCACTGTGGCTTTTGTAACGCCACTTGCCCCACCTATCAATTGCTGGGCGATGAGCGGGACGGCCCCCGAGGGCGCATCTATTTAATGAAGGAGTTGCTTGAGAGTCGTGATGACGACGATCAGGTCACCGAAGAAACCCGCCTGCACCTGGACCGCTGCCTCACCTGCCTTAACTGTGAGACCACCTGCCCGTCAGGTGTGGAATATCACAAGCTGCTCAACATTGGCCGGGCCGAAATCGAACGCCGCGTACCCCGCCCAGCGGCCGAGCGTGCGCAGCGTTATGCGTTACGCAAAATGCTGGTCGACCCCAAGCGTTTCAAGGCGCTACTGGCGCTGGGACAAACCTTCAAGCCACTGGTGCCGGGCAAGCTGCGCAGCAAAATGCCCGGCGCGCCGGTCGATGCGGGCCAGCGGCCCAGCGCCCAGCACAGCCGTCAGGTACTCATGCTGGAAGGCTGTGTACAGCCGGGGTTATCACCCAACACTAATGCTGCCACCGCACGCATATTGGACCGTTTGGGCATCAGCGTAACGACGGTATCAGAGGTTGGTTGCTGCGGTGCGATTGATTTCCACCTCAACGCCCAGGAAGACGGACGTGCCCGCATGCGCGCCAATATCGACGCCTGGTGGCCCCACGTTGAACAAGGCGCAGAGGCCATCGTGCAAACCGCCAGCGGCTGCGGCGCCTTCGTCAAAGAGTATGGCGAAATGCTCAAGGATGACCCTGACTATGCCGACAAGGCCGAGAAAATCAGCGCCCTGGCAAAGGACATCGTCGAAGTGCTGCGCGACGAACCACTGGAAGCATTGGATGTTCAGGCCAGCCAGCGGCTGGCGTTTCACTGCCCCTGCACATTGCAGCACGCTCAAAAGCTCAACGGCGCGGTAGAAGGCGTGCTGACCAAGCTTGGCTTCGCGCTGACCCCGGTGCAGGACGCGCACCTCTGCTGTGGCTCGGCGGGCACCTACTCGATCACCCAGCCTGAACTGGCGACCCAACTGCGCGACAATAAACTCAACGCGCTGGAAGCGGGCAATCCGGAAATGATTGTCACGGCCAACATCGGCTGCCAAACCCATTTAGCCGGTGCGAACCGAACGCCGGTTCGCCACTGGGTAGAAATCGTCGACGCTGCGCTACACTGA